In Mytilus galloprovincialis chromosome 1, xbMytGall1.hap1.1, whole genome shotgun sequence, the following are encoded in one genomic region:
- the LOC143064714 gene encoding uncharacterized protein LOC143064714, producing MSGKRKREEDDVTRSGRARKKPARFLEKDVDMSSDDSDEETPQTTKSGIKTPPIKSPPPPSKLLMQTLQAAPKPIIIQPVQQQIKIQVPAPQLLQTGPQITPVITPKIPLKVITQMAPQQQVVQQLVPLSPTTPTDNSEAGKRGRVRKKSAKVIEMEEFEEAEKTKTKKPGGKSPVVMSPPVQQSPTKQLPPTGITIVRNEQGQSVVLSVAGGLPGMVKAEPSPPSAKKPKSRVKIKEPTEGSELSQNLLVKEEPSDLSSVAELSANIMAQAQGLHTGTQKQKPIKSEPVTPKKQESPPSPSKKGKSVIKMLLNTPTQFSTPTVSTTAISSDKPKELDKSSDSLKSEPNVVAAERIVKKTIIMSPSDLDDGHQSYDDDEDDEDFDDELDEDDEGDDEDDMEWQFESQDGTLLEQEELARKAKDLTDVSPVDHKKGKKKTSKKKSSLEEDDFDDDDFGDDDDDDEEGNLVIADEVNKKKKTTKKAPSKKKGDTKAGGKPEKPAKEKKKKRLTAYTMWCNSMRNKVLTESPGIDFAQLSRRLGEIWQGLPSRDKMSWKRKAKKEARKLMGKGQLISTGKVATSTPAALATVQQKISHAPKSVPAIHHPTASQQKALIAAAKQDDHAIQLRGSGIEPIDVAAYIKLVGESLSIIGMRLQEHRGLIAVQGSLSVLLDSLLCALGPLMCLTTQIPELHGCPAETHSRTLDNLAYFMPGL from the exons ATGTCAGGAAAGCGTAAAAGAGAAGAAGATGACG TGACAAGATCCGGTAGAGCCAGGAAGAAACCAGCTCGATTTCTGGAAAAAGATGTTGACATGTCATCTGATGATTCTGATGAAGAAACACCTCAAACCACCAAGTCTGGTATCAAAACTCCACCTATCAAATCACCACCTCCCCCATCAAAACTCTTAATGCAGACCCTTCAGGCAGCACCAAAACCAATTATAATACAACCAGTTCAACAGCAAATTAAGATACAGGTACCAGCACCTCAGCTTCTACAAACAGGTCCACAGATCACACCAGTTATCACCCCTAAGATACCACTAAAGGTTATCACACAGATGGCGCCACAGCAGCAAGTTGTACAACAGTTAGTGCCCCTGTCACCAACAACACCTACAGATAATTCAGAGGCTGGCAAAAGAGGAAGG GTGCGTAAAAAGTCAGCTAAAGTAATAGAAATGGAAGAATTTGAAGAAGCagaaaaaactaaaactaaaaagcCTGGTGGAAAAAGTCCAGTTGTTATGTCTCCTCCCGTTCAACAGTCCCCAACAAAACAACTCCCTCCTACTGGTATTACTATCGTCAGAAATGAACAAGGTCAGAGCGTAGTGTTATCAGTAGCAGGGGGTTTGCCTGGTATGGTTAAGGCTGAACCATCGCCTCCATCAGCCAAAAAACCAAAATCCAGAGTCAAAATAAAAGAACCAACAGAAGGATCTGAACTTTCTCAAAACTTGTTAGTAAAGGAAGAACCTAGTGACTTGTCATCTGTGGCAGAACTATCGGCAAATATCATGGCACAGGCACAAGGACTTCACACCGGCACACAGAAACAAAAACCGATTAAATCAGAACCTGTTACACCTAAAAAACAAGAATCTCCACCTTCTCCTTCAAAGAAAGGTAAAAGTGTCATCAAAATGTTACTCAATACTCCAACACAGTTCTCTACACCTACCGTGTCTACTACAGCAATAAGTTCTGATAAACCTAAAGAACTAGACAAAAGTTCGGACTCTCTCAAATCGGAACCTAATGTTGTAGCAGCCgaaagaattgttaaaaaaactattattatGTCACCCAGTGATTTAGACGATGGCCATCAATCATACGATGATGATGAGGACGATGAAGATTTTGATGATGAATTAGATGAGGATGATGAAGGTGACGATGAGGATGATATGGAATGGCAGTTTGAATCTCAAGACGGGACTTTGCTGGAGCAGGAGGAATTGGCCAGAAAGGCTAAAG ATTTGACAGATGTGTCTCCAGTTGATCACAAAAAAGGAAAGAAGAAgacaagtaaaaagaaatcatcaCTTGAAGAAGATGATTTTGATGACGATGATTTTggagatgatgatgacgatgatgaggAAGGAAATCTAGTTATAGCAGATGAAGTTAACAAGAAGAAGAAAACTACAAAGAAGGCACCATCTAAGAAGAAAG GTGATACAAAGGCTGGCGGTAAACCAGAAAAACCTGCT aaagaaaagaagaagaaaaggtTAACTGCATATACCATGTGGTGTAATTCTATGAGGAACAAAGTCTTGACAGAAAGTCCAGGAATTg ATTTTGCACAACTGAGTAGAAGATTAGGAGAGATATGGCAAGGACTTCCATCAAGAGATAAAATG tcaTGGAAAAGAAAGGCAAAGAAAGAAGCTAGAAAACTAATGGGTAAAGGACAATTAATCAGTACTGGTAAAGTTGCAACATCAACCCCTGCAGCATTGGCTACTGTCCAGCAGAAGATATCACATGCACCCAAATCTGTGCCAGCAATCCACCATCCTACAGCTTCACAACAGAAGGCACTAATTGCTGCAGCCAAACAAGATGATCATGCTATTCAATTGAGG GGTTCTGGAATAGAGCCTATAGATGTTGCAGCATATATTAAACTGGTTGGTGAATCTCTTAGTATCATTGGTATGAGATTACAGGAACACAGG GGACTTATTGCTGTTCAAGGAAGTTTGTCTGTGTTATTAGACTCATTATTATGTGCATTAGGGCCACTTATGTGCTTAACAACACAAATTCCAGAATTGCATGGCTGTCCAGCAGAGACACATAGTAGAACATTAGACAATTTAGCCTATTTTatgccaggattataa